GAATTCTTAGAATAGTGGCGATGCATGTAGTTGCATGCGTGAATAGCATCCGTTCTCCACAGAATGACAGTTCTCCCTACGTGTCCCAGCTTCCGATGTATATATGAGAATATTGACAGTCCAGCGCACAAGTTGAATTGCCAAGGGCAGAGCAGAGGGAAGAAGAGCAGGGAACCCATCTTTTAGTGGAGGAATCTTCTGGGTAGAACATAGGAGGAGTACATCTCCTAGAGCCATTGAAGGTATCGCACTGAAACCAAATCAAATCGCTTCCCGTGTCCACTTGTCCTCGGAAATTTCTTGGTGGGGTTCTGATGCCAATGTTCACTACATGTGTTGTGGGCAAGCGGATCAAAGGAGCAACAGCGCCACCCAGTTGGGCTTCGGTCATTCCTGATTGCACAGCTTTAATCGAGGCTTCTATTCTTTTGAGGCAGAATTACTTTCCAAATGGGAGCCTCCACGCGCTTCTTCTGAATAGAGCAAACTGAAAAACAACATATTGTTAGATCCGCCACAAGTAATGTTATCGCATTATTGTGTGCCATTGGGCACCTATCAATCCGGCTTTCAAATTTCCCTTAATTACTACTACAGGCAGGTTTACTGGGGGTCGTCATCTATAAGGATTAGTCTAAATGTTAATCGGATTGTTTAATAAATTGTGCGCCTGCAGGTAACTTCAGCATTCTGTGTTTCATCTGTCCAACCGTAGGATATAACGACGAGATTGATGAGATTATAGAATAAAAAGGGCATCTTGTTTTACAAGAAACAACGTGTGGAGTTTTCTAGTTGTTGTATCGAACGCGACAATGGGAAAGGCGCGGAATCAAGAGAAGAGTTGGTTTTTTGTAATTTCAATTTTGGCCGAAGTGAACATGTTGATCAAACATTTCACGTAAAATTCGACCTTGTAAAACATTTCTGAATTCCCATTTTAAATTTTACTATAGATTAAAAAGTTTTTTTCTAATTTAGTTTGGATTTTAGAAATATGGCATGTTTCAATTACTTTTTTAAATATAATTCATATTATATTATAAATGATAACATAAATATTGTTAGTAAAAAAGATGTtctatgtttatatttttttaaggAGAGATGATGTAAGATTATATCTATGTAAGATAGACAATTGCTTTATTAATCACTTTTATTTATTTGTCCTATCTATTATCGAAAAGTTATAGACTAATCTAATTATGAAAATAATGTTCTTCATTAATTTTACAAGAAATGCCTAACAAATCATGGTTCATGGTTACATATGATACGATGGAAAGCCAAAAttaatgtaaatataaatgaaCAAAAAATGTCCCATATCTAACATAGTGATCTTTCTACTATAGACAACCATCATAGCAATCCTCAAGAATTTATCTATATTATACTAATATGTTTATGTAAAAATAGGTTgatttcttaaaattatttattttagtctCACAATTTGCACATGAAGTAATCAAAATTTAGTTTATTAAAACGGACTTTTTCTCCTCAATATGAAATACTTTTATTTTTGTGATTATATATCAAGATCAATTAATAGAGCATTTCCAAAGGTCAATAATGTGATGGCATATGTTATcttcatagttgcatatttagaATCTCAATAAACATTATTTTTACAATACTTTGATGATCCCTCTATAATCATTACCCTATGTAAGGTATGAGATAGCCCTTCAAACCATGTCTTCCCTACCATTTCAATTTAAACTAGGTTGTGTATATATGAACTATTTGTTGTGACCTTCTAAAAATTTAAACCAATCTTAAACATCATAATAAATGGGTTTCTCTTTTGAATGGTTGAACTCCAAAACTATCTTTCCTTATTTTAAGTTCTTCCTTGTCAACTAAATAGAATCACTCGATGATTGATTGATCATATGAACTCTTGACCTCATTTGTATACATGTATACTACTAATCTCACTCTATCTTGATGTTTTTATCATGTGTTGTGGAAACTTATATGACCAATATCTAGGATGTccatatataaaataattttattaaaaattctaACATCTACCTCAAAAAAATATATACCTCTTCAAGAGTAACATCTTCCTATTGTTCTATGTATTTTGTTCTAAGTATGTTAAAAACTAGCCTCTTTATAATGGTTGTATTTTCCCTTTGTTAATTGCATATATTGTATCCTTATCAAACCAGCCTCTACCTTTATCTAAACATTTGTGCCTTTTTGATATTGGTTCCTTATTTATACAAACCTATTGATAGGGTTCTTAAAAAAATTATAGTTTTACAATGTTCAAATCATACATTGTATTCATCTTTAGGACATTGACATATCATGAAGCCTTCACATGATCTAGCTATTATTATCCGATCTTatggaaattttattttatttctttacacGCATTTCCATTTTTTATAATTTCTAAAATTTATTCAATAACTCAAGTTGATAACCATGTTGGAATAACATGGTTTTCATTCTAGTAACTATCCTATTTTAAGTAGTCATTTTTCTTCCCACTTGTTTATTTCAACAACACATTTTTCCACTAAAGTAAAACATGCATTTTTTTCTTGGTTGATGTTACCTTTGTTTTGTTGGGGTCCTCTATTGGATCATACTCAAAATATCCTTACATTTCAATTAGCTAATGAATTAGATGTTCTAAACCTAGACACACTAAGAaacttcaaatttttatttttcgtTATTTCTTCTAATCTTGAAAATAACATTTATTAATTTATAGTCTCTAACATCCATTCCATTtagatcattttccaatcccatTATTTTGCCTCCTTCATTTTGTTCACTCACACTCTATACTCTCACACTCTTACTCTCCAATGTTCATGGCTATTTGCATCCTCTTAAAATAATTCaattataattttcattttgatTATGAATTCACTCTGTTGATCTGAAATTGTTTTTATTAGAGGAATACTCTCTTCATTACTCACATTCCTCACTACAACATCATTTGTCAAAATCCTATGcaaggattctctctctctcttacacatTGTTTTGGATTATTGCTAACCCTAAATTGAGAATAGTGCATTCCTTCCTGTATTTGTAGCACGGTATGATAAGAAAGTAATGGATTTGATATAGTAAACTCACAAATCAATTTGTAGCAGTACACAGGATGGAATTGGGATAAATTATCTCGCACAAATGTGCCATCAAACGCAATTACTGGCCGTCTAGAGATAAAAACAAAGTAATGCTTAATAAATAAATTACCAACTTGCATCGTCGACAAGTAAATGTACAGACTGTAAACGACTTCCTTGAATCCCCTTTCCATTCATCGTCTTGTGGGAGATTCTCATCAAAACAAAAATATATCAATGTCAAAGTACAAGAATGGTCCAAGAACCAGCCGGCTGCCATGAAAGCTGTCAAAAAccccaaaaaattaaaatatctaaACACAAGAATGGCCCAAGAATCCAACAGGGAGCCAATATAGAAAACCAAATATAAGAAAGTTGTCAGAAACCGACTCATAGATAATGTAGGATACTGTTATATAAGGCGATCCCCAGTCCCCACTAAGCAGGCCTGTAACTGGAGGCTAGAAAAATTAAGTCCACAATGGCATACAAAAATGTGGTCACAATGCTTGCGGTAAATCTGTTCATGTGCTGCTTTTGTACGTTGTTTCTTGCAGAAGCTATGCGCGCAAACCACCACTTCAGAAGTGATTCAGCCTTTACAAGGCTCAAAAGAATGGAAGCCTCAATTAAAGCTCAAAGTACGGGAAGACTAGAAACCCTAGTGGGTATGGGTGTTCCTGTGGTGGGCGAGGACAGAGCATACTTCATGACAATTGGCATGGGAACGCCACCAATAAACATACGCTCACAAGTTGATACGAGCAGCGATCTAATTTGGTTTGACTGTAAAGCCCTCCCCGCAGGTTCCTCTACCTTCAAATCTGTTCCCTGCCCATCTTCCTTCTGCTCTGATCTTCCCAATTCCACCTGTTCAACAAACTGTCAATTTTCTCATAATTACACAGGCGGCCGGAACATATCGGGCGAGTTATTCTCCGAGACCTTCACCATGACAAATGGAAGCGGGGCCGTGCATTCCTTTGGTGGAGTAGCGTTTGGGTGCAGCCATGACACCCAGGGACAGAGCGAGGTGGGCGCCAACGGCGTGGTGTGGAACAACGGCCTCGTGGGGAGAAACGGCGTTGTGGGGCTCGGGCGAGGGAAATTATCGCTTATCTCACAGATTGGCGAGTCTAAATTTTCCTACTGTCTTGCTGATGATTATGCGGAAGACTACGATGACATAACCTACACGCCTCTCCTTTTTGGCAGCGCAGAAGAATTGAGCGGCACAGGAGTGCAGTCGACAATGATGATAAAAAACTCAGCCAGGCCGGAGCTCAACAACTACTATTACCTCTCTATGGAAGGGATAAGTGTGGGGAATATATCTGTGAATATTCCGCAAGGAACGTTCGATATACAAGCGAATGGAAGCGGGGGATTCATCATCGACTCTGCAACACCGTACACTGTTTTACCGCATGGCGCCTTCACTGCAGTAGCATCTGTTTTGGACTCTCTTTTCGATTCTGCTTCTGGGTTCCGGAGAATTAACAATTCTCGAGATGGGTTTAGTCTATGCTATCAATCACCTTATGCCTTGGCACCTTATCTGAATATGACTTTTCACATGGGTAGGGGCGCAGACTTTGTTATTGAAGGAAGACAGAATTTCATTACATATACAGACGTTGATCCTTCTGTAGTGTGTCTGGCAGTGCTGGACATGGGGGATGCTTCTGTTGAAGGTGTGCCAGCCGTCCTTGGAAATTTTCAACAACAAAATTATCATATTCTTTACGACAATGGCAATGAGACTCTTTCGTTTGTCACCACCAATTGCAGGCGTCTTGTGAATGGCCCTTCACTCTACCCGGAATACTCACAGTCTAAAGCTCTCACCTTGGGCTGCCATGGTTTGTCGCTGGCGGTACTTTCTATTGTAATTTCTTTATTAATAGATTAATCAAACGCAATAAAATTTCCAACTTCTTGCTTCATATCAATCGTATGTTAACTGTGTTGGCGTACGTGGACTCCAGCTGGACTCCACTAATCTTCTCTGTCTCCGTATCCCTACTACTCCAACTACCGCATTCACTCCATCTTTTCGAGTCTTCTTCAACTCTTTTTGATGCATCTAGATGGTTAGGTTTTTTATGCATGCATTCTAGAATCTTCTGTTGTTTCTTGCTGTGAACAGGCTCTGTTTTAAAGAGAGCAGAATGTAAtactttgttttatgaatgaatgaatgtataATGCAGAAAGGAGTCATGGGGGCTCTATTTTGTGAAGACATTTATATAAACTATTATATAATATGTTTTTGGTAATAATATAAACTGTTTATCTGTTATTATATCACTGTGTTTCTGTTGTCTTGTGTTCTTTCTCCCCTACAAAGTGGTATCAGAACAGGGAAATCAAGGCAAAAGTTGCAGATAAAGGCAAATAGAGAAGGCAGCCAGTCTGCAAGCAATCATCTCTATGAGGTGAAGTTGTTGAAGGTAATATTGATGTGTGGAGAAGACACAGAGGTAACAAAGAACTTGTTGAAGTTGACAGTTAACATAGCTACCAGATTAAAGCTACTAGATACATATTGTTGCTGATAAAGAAAGAGAGAAGCTACCATTATTCAGAAGTGCAAACTAGTGAGGAAAGTCAAAGTTTTTAATTAAGGTAGAAGGGGCTCCTGCAGAAACAAACAGAGAACCCTGCAAAGGCAAAGTTTTATTCTGAAAAAAATTATGACAAGAACAAGTGGAAGTATTTCACAACCACAGATTCCAATTTTTAATGGCAAAAATTATGACTATTGGAGTATTAAAATGAAAACTTTATTTTGCTCCAAGGGTATTTGGAACTTTGTTGAAAATGGGTTCCCTAAACCACCAAATCAACAGGCATATCAAGCACTTTCACAAGTTGAGAAAGATTTGCTAGaggaaaacaagaagaaagatgcaAAGGCACTATTTTTCATTCAACAAGCAATGGaggaatcaatctttccaaaggttgGTTCTACCACAAGATCAAAGCAAGCATGGGACAGTTTGCAAACAGCATACCAAGGCACAGGCAAGGTAATAATGGCAAAATTACAAATACTTAGAAGGGATTTTGAAAATCTGCAAATGATGGACTCAGATTCAATAGATTCATTTTTCACTCATGCAATGTCAACAGTAAATCAGCTAAGGTCCTATGGAGACACTATTGAAGATCAAAAAATTGTAGAGAAAATACTTAGAAGTCTGCCTACCAAGTTTGATGCAATTGTAATAGCCATTCAAGAGGCCAAAGATCTTGCTCAACTATTAGTAGATGAATTAATGGGGTCACTCTTAGTGCATGAGCAAAGAATAAATCGATTAGGGACATCATCATTGGAAAATGCATTCAAGAGTCAACTTTCTTTTGGCAAAATAAGGGGGAGATCAAATCACAACAGAGGTAGAGGGTGTTTTACAccaaggggaggaagagaaaatacACAATTTGAAAGTAGAAGACCAGCTTCGAGCCCACATGCCCATTCTACACCAACAAGAGGAAGGGGGAGCAACCATTCTCATAGCCATCATCAAGGAGAAAGGTATGATAAATCAAACATCCAATGTtattattgcaataaatttgggcattttGCATCAAGAAGTAGAAAAAAACAATATGATAGGAACAAGCAAAAGGCACATTTTACAAATGAAAATTAGACAAACACTAATGAGCAAGACACCATATTGATAACATGCAATGTAGCACAAGAGAGTTCCAAAGAAGTATGGTTCCTAGATAGAGGTTTTAGTAATCATATGAGTTGTAATAAGGAGATGTTTGCAATAATGGATGACTCAGTAAAATCAGAAGTAAAATTAGGAAATGATCAACGAGTTTTAGTCATGGGCAAAGGGTCAATTAATATAAGATCTGAGCAAGGTGAAGAAAAGCATATTTCTGATGTATACTATGTTCTTGGATTGCAACACCACCTCATAAGCATTGGACAACTAGTGCAAAAAGGATATAGAATATACTTTGAAAATGGTGAATGTGTGATTCTAGACAAGAAACCAAGCAATGGGCtgattgcaaaagtagaaatgACAAAAAACAGGATGTTTCCATTAAGAATTCAAAGTGAACTATTTGTAGAGACACAAGGATTGCAAAAGGTTGCTGAATTAGCTTTCAAACCCTCATATAAAAATGAAACTTGGTTATGGCACTTAAGGCTTGGGCATTTAAACTTCAAAGGGTTACAGCCGTTATACAAGAAGAAAATGGTATATGGGCTACCACCAATAGAGCTACTTAAGACCACATGTGAGAGTTGCATATTGGCAAAGCAACATAGAAAATAATTTCTAGCTGGCGAGTCTTATAGGGCAAAACATCCACTTGAGATATTACATTTAGATCTTTGTGGACCTATGCAAACACCTTCCATAAGTGGAAAGCTTTatttcttgacatttattgatgattttagcagAAAAGTATGGGTTTATTTCTTGAAATATAAATCAGATGTATTTGCTATTTTTAAGGAGTTCAAGACAAAAGTTGAGAAATAAACTGGATACTATATTAAAACAttgagaactaatcaaggtggaGAGTACATATCAAttgatttttcagaatttttgcaaAGAAAATGGCATAAATAAACAATTTACAGCAAGgtatactcctcaacaaaatggagtagctaagagaaagaatagaacaattatGGAAATAGCACGAAGTATGATAAAAGAAAAACATCTACCAAATGAGTGTCGGGTGAAAGCGGTTGCATGCTCGGTATACATATTAAATAGGTGTCCAACAAAAGCAGTGATAAATAAAACACTAGAAGAAGCCTGGAGCAAAAGGAAGCATAACATATCACATTTAAGAGTTTTTGGTTGTGTGGCATACTCCTTGATACCTCAAGAGTTGAGAAATAAACTAGATGATAGAGGAGAGAAGTgcatatttgtgggatatagtgaaAAATCCAAGGCGTATAAGTTGTACAATCCTATCACAAAGAAGCTGATTATAAGTTGTGATGTTGAGTTTGTTGAAGATGAAGCATGGGATGGTAGCATAGACAAAACAACTATAGTTGCAGCTAGTGTTCCACAAGagaatgaagagaatgaaactcaaGTTGAGAATCCTACTATACAAGCAAATGTACCTACAACACCTTCTAGAGCACCTAGCACTCCAAATGCTACAACACCAGCAAGTAATAACAACAGTGAATCTTCTAATCCAACCCTTGCATCACTAAGATCAATATCCATAAACACTTCAAAGAAGACACGTAGTCTAAGGGAGATTTATGATGAAATCCAAGAGGTTGAAAATGATGATATATGCACTAATTTTGCATTCCTGATACAAGCTGATCCAATTTGCTTTGAAAATGCTATTAAAGATGACAAATGGATTgcagccatggatgaagaaatccAATTCACTAAAAATAATCAAACTTGGGATCTAGTTGAGCTTCCTAAAGACAATGATGTGATTGGAGCTAAGTGGGTTTACAAAACAAAGTATAATGCTGATGGAAAAGTAGAGAAACATAGGGCACAACTAGTGGCTAAAGGCTTTGCACAACAACCAGGTATAGactacaatgaaacatttgcacccatGGCAAGATTGGATACAATAAGAATGATTTTATCTGTAGCAGCTCAAAACAAATGGAAAGTTTTCCAAATGGACGTTAAatcagcattcttgaatggtattttagaagaagaagtgtatgtaaATCA
This genomic stretch from Cryptomeria japonica unplaced genomic scaffold, Sugi_1.0 HiC_scaffold_94, whole genome shotgun sequence harbors:
- the LOC131864812 gene encoding aspartic proteinase nepenthesin-2-like, whose protein sequence is MAYKNVVTMLAVNLFMCCFCTLFLAEAMRANHHFRSDSAFTRLKRMEASIKAQSTGRLETLVGMGVPVVGEDRAYFMTIGMGTPPINIRSQVDTSSDLIWFDCKALPAGSSTFKSVPCPSSFCSDLPNSTCSTNCQFSHNYTGGRNISGELFSETFTMTNGSGAVHSFGGVAFGCSHDTQGQSEVGANGVVWNNGLVGRNGVVGLGRGKLSLISQIGESKFSYCLADDYAEDYDDITYTPLLFGSAEELSGTGVQSTMMIKNSARPELNNYYYLSMEGISVGNISVNIPQGTFDIQANGSGGFIIDSATPYTVLPHGAFTAVASVLDSLFDSASGFRRINNSRDGFSLCYQSPYALAPYLNMTFHMGRGADFVIEGRQNFITYTDVDPSVVCLAVLDMGDASVEGVPAVLGNFQQQNYHILYDNGNETLSFVTTNCRRLVNGPSLYPEYSQSKALTLGCHGLSLALDSTNLLCLRIPTTPTTAFTPSFRALF